One window of the Dehalococcoidales bacterium genome contains the following:
- a CDS encoding J domain-containing protein, giving the protein MTKKKTQKTKIDGFSDGLRILTEMVDTITKNAPQIIEAADKFFNRQGAEPRQLPPHQSYFHVIPPPEPVPISPYELFGLGRDATEEAFKQRYRDLMKIYHPDTGTQNDAMAKRLNVAWTAIKKERGWT; this is encoded by the coding sequence ATGACGAAGAAGAAGACACAGAAAACAAAGATTGACGGCTTTAGCGACGGCCTGCGCATACTAACGGAGATGGTCGATACCATTACTAAGAACGCGCCGCAGATCATAGAGGCCGCCGACAAGTTCTTTAACCGCCAGGGCGCCGAGCCCCGGCAGCTGCCTCCGCACCAGTCTTACTTCCACGTTATCCCGCCCCCGGAGCCGGTGCCGATATCGCCTTACGAGCTTTTCGGCCTCGGGCGCGACGCCACGGAGGAAGCCTTTAAACAGAGGTACAGGGACCTGATGAAGATATACCACCCGGACACCGGCACACAGAACGACGCCATGGCCAAGAGACTCAACGTTGCGTGGACCGCGATTAAGAAAGAGAGGGGGTGGACGTAG